One Deltaproteobacteria bacterium DNA window includes the following coding sequences:
- the ade gene encoding adenine deaminase → MASFIPLEEVTRELCDVAMGRLAADMVIRRGRLVNVNTLEILEGVDVAVKKGRIALVGDASGCIGEDTHVIDAKGYYLTPGFMDGHIHVESSMLTVSQYNNTVVPRGTTAIFMDPHEIANVLGLKGVRIMMEEAEALPLRVFTTIPSCVPAAPGFEDTGAEIGPDEIAEALEWEGIVGLGELMNFPGVINSDPETHRKIEVTLRAGKPVTGHFSIPDTGSMLNAYAAAGIRSCHESVHPEEALAKMRLGMYAKIREGSAWRDLKSVIRVLTEERASSRFAILVSDDTHPDTLIKDGHMDHIVRRAIEEGVNPVTAIRMVTLNPAECFNMGKDFGSISPSKVADILLIEDLSRVKVDRVIVGGHMVAEGGKMMRESPPHPYPDWSKNTLNLGKTLTREDFMLRSTEGSVTVRVMEIEEAKVGTIQGTAELRVVDGNVPPDPDRDIAKVALFERHRATGTRGLGFVKGFGMKGGAAASTVSHDSHNLLVVGMDEGDMAFAGNQLVKAGGGMIVVRDGKVLALLPLPVAGLLTDRPVHEVQRLVERLDGAWKELGCDLVSPFMTMSLLGLPVLPELRISNRGLVDTLKFRFVDVIVPPGKREKPSP, encoded by the coding sequence ATGGCGTCATTTATTCCACTTGAAGAGGTCACCCGGGAACTCTGTGATGTGGCCATGGGACGGCTGGCGGCTGACATGGTGATTCGCCGGGGAAGGCTCGTCAACGTCAATACCCTTGAAATCCTGGAAGGGGTGGATGTGGCTGTGAAAAAAGGGCGGATCGCCCTTGTCGGAGATGCCTCAGGGTGCATTGGAGAAGATACCCACGTCATTGATGCCAAGGGTTACTATCTCACCCCCGGGTTCATGGACGGACACATCCACGTGGAAAGCAGCATGCTGACGGTTTCCCAGTACAACAACACCGTGGTGCCCCGCGGAACGACCGCCATTTTCATGGATCCACACGAAATTGCCAACGTCCTGGGTCTCAAGGGTGTTCGGATCATGATGGAGGAGGCAGAGGCCCTCCCCCTCCGGGTATTTACCACGATACCCTCCTGTGTGCCTGCAGCCCCGGGTTTTGAAGATACGGGTGCGGAAATCGGGCCGGATGAAATCGCTGAAGCCCTTGAATGGGAGGGAATTGTCGGCTTGGGAGAGCTCATGAATTTCCCTGGTGTCATAAACAGCGACCCGGAGACCCACAGGAAAATCGAGGTGACCCTCAGGGCCGGAAAACCCGTAACCGGGCATTTCTCCATACCCGATACGGGATCCATGCTGAATGCCTATGCGGCTGCCGGAATCCGTTCTTGCCATGAATCGGTTCACCCCGAGGAGGCCCTGGCCAAAATGCGCCTCGGGATGTATGCCAAGATCCGAGAAGGATCGGCCTGGCGCGACCTAAAATCCGTCATCCGGGTCCTTACCGAAGAACGGGCATCCAGCCGTTTCGCCATATTGGTAAGTGACGATACCCACCCAGACACCCTGATCAAAGATGGCCACATGGACCATATCGTGAGACGTGCGATCGAGGAAGGGGTGAATCCCGTCACCGCCATCAGGATGGTTACCCTCAACCCGGCGGAATGTTTCAATATGGGCAAGGATTTCGGAAGCATCTCCCCTTCAAAGGTGGCCGATATCCTCTTGATCGAAGACCTCAGCCGGGTCAAGGTGGATCGGGTGATCGTGGGTGGTCACATGGTGGCCGAGGGTGGAAAAATGATGAGAGAGAGTCCACCCCACCCTTACCCCGACTGGTCCAAGAACACCCTCAATCTCGGAAAGACCTTGACCCGGGAGGACTTCATGTTGAGATCGACCGAAGGCTCGGTGACCGTCCGCGTCATGGAGATCGAAGAGGCCAAGGTGGGTACCATCCAGGGGACTGCCGAGCTCAGGGTCGTTGACGGCAACGTTCCTCCGGATCCCGACCGGGATATTGCAAAGGTGGCCCTGTTCGAACGACACAGGGCGACCGGTACACGAGGACTGGGATTCGTGAAAGGATTCGGCATGAAGGGAGGGGCGGCCGCTTCAACCGTGTCCCACGATTCCCACAACCTCCTTGTTGTGGGAATGGACGAGGGGGACATGGCCTTTGCAGGGAACCAACTGGTCAAGGCCGGGGGCGGCATGATTGTGGTTAGGGACGGCAAGGTGCTGGCCCTTCTCCCCCTTCCGGTCGCCGGACTACTCACGGACCGCCCCGTTCACGAGGTTCAACGCCTGGTGGAAAGACTGGACGGGGCATGGAAGGAACTTGGATGCGATCTCGTCTCTCCGTTCATGACCATGTCTCTCCTGGGCCTGCCGGTGCTTCCGGAACTCAGGATCAGTAACCGGGGCCTGGTGGATACCCTGAAATTCCGATTCGTGGATGTTATTGTCCCACCCGGGAAACGGGAGAAACCTTCGCCTTAA